TTTTTAAGGAAGACTAAAAATTCTGATAACTTAGCTCTCCCTAAAGATAAAGGGACAAAAGATTCTCTTTTCCATGGATCTTTGCCCTATATTCAGAGCTAGAATTTGGACAATTACCATATTTATATCAAACTTTTAACTGGgaaatttttctgagtttttctttcagcaaactacacattttaaaagaaaatccccAATCAAACAATACTCTATGTACCCCTCACATGGGCCTCTTCTGCAGAGCTCTGCACAAGGCAGCCTTTACCTGAGCattcctcaggctgtagatgagAGGGTTCAGCATTGGATTAAAGAGACTGTGAAACAAGGACAGTATTTTCTCCTGCTTTTCTCGTTGATTGGAGTCTGGGACCACATAAACCACCATGGCTATGCCAAAGAAGAGTCCAACCACACAGAGGTGGGAGGAACAGGTGGAGAGGGCCTTTCTGCGCCCCTCCTTGGACTGGATCCTTAGGATAGCCCAGAGGATGCATATGTAAGAGACTAGCATTAAGCATAGGGGCCCGACCAAGACAAACACAGAGGTAGCAAGGACGACCACTTGGTTGATCCACGTGCTGACACAGGCCAGCTTGAGAACAGACAGAATTTCACAGAAGAGGTGGTTCACTTCCCGGGGCCCACAGAAAGGCAACCTTAGGAGGAGAACTGCATGTACCAGAGCCAGAATAAATCCACATGCCCAGGAAGTGACAGCCAGGACCGTGCACACTCTCCAGCTCATGATGACAGTGTACTGAAGGGGGTGGCAGATCGCAACAAACCTATCATAGGACATCACCATCAAAATCAAGCACTCTGTAGCAGCAAAACCCAAATACAAAAAAGTCTGCAATATGCATGGAACAAAGGAGATAGTTCTGTTCTGGTTCACTAAATTGGCCAACATCTTGGGGACATTATTGGAAGCATAGGACATGTCAATGATGGCCAGATGtgaaaggaagaagtacatggggctGTGTAGTCTCAGGTCCAGACAGATGAGTCCCAAGATCATGCCATTGGCCAACAGACTGAAGATGTAGAACAGGGAGAAGATCCAGAAGAGAAACATTTCCATCTTTGCACTGAGATGGAATCCTACCAGGATGAATTCTGTGACCCATGAGTGGTTGCTTCCCATTCCTTAATGACAGTTTGTCAAGGAATGTAATGTGATAGAGGGGTCAGAGCTGGAGAATCAATGAAAACTGGAGTTATTCATCTCAAAAGGAGCTCAGAGAAAGGTTGTATCCTTGTCCTACCTGGCAGCTCCCTTACTCATCAAAATTGATTACCTCTTTTTAACTTCTAAtaggaaataaatttaaacttacagaaaagggTCAAGAATTATGGATGCAAAGACCTCCCATATACCCTCACCCAGATtcaacaaattttaatatttattttatatttgccctttcattctctttttctccctacatacatattctttctttctgaacCCCTTGAGATTACAGTGTAGACGTGATGCCCATTTCCCCTAAATTCCTCATTTTTTCACCAGGAGCAAAGATAACCTAAACACAATACAGTAATCAAAATCAGACAACTTAATATTGACATGATTCTTTAATCTACAGAATTCTCTCTCTAGCTCAATCACTCCCCATCTAGGACCCAGTCCAAGGTTACACATATTTAATGTCATCTGTCTTTAGTTTCCTTTCATCTGGAACAGTTACTCAACCTT
The window above is part of the Hippopotamus amphibius kiboko isolate mHipAmp2 chromosome 4, mHipAmp2.hap2, whole genome shotgun sequence genome. Proteins encoded here:
- the LOC130851689 gene encoding olfactory receptor 2A2-like; protein product: MGSNHSWVTEFILVGFHLSAKMEMFLFWIFSLFYIFSLLANGMILGLICLDLRLHSPMYFFLSHLAIIDMSYASNNVPKMLANLVNQNRTISFVPCILQTFLYLGFAATECLILMVMSYDRFVAICHPLQYTVIMSWRVCTVLAVTSWACGFILALVHAVLLLRLPFCGPREVNHLFCEILSVLKLACVSTWINQVVVLATSVFVLVGPLCLMLVSYICILWAILRIQSKEGRRKALSTCSSHLCVVGLFFGIAMVVYVVPDSNQREKQEKILSLFHSLFNPMLNPLIYSLRNAQVKAALCRALQKRPM